The nucleotide window TTATCAAGCTTCTGAATATGTTTGTCTTACATAGCAAGCAAAAGGCCATTGAATTAATTACTAAAATTATATTGTCTCTCTAAACGAGGAAATGGGCCTTCCCAATCGGTTGTTTAGTATTACATCTTTGATAAACATTGTTCTGGAAGTTTTACTGTGCTAAAcgctttgagttttttttaaaaaatgtggtgCTACGGTAAAAATTGAGACATAGTAAATCGCTTGCTACACTTAGACTCACCACGGGAGGGTGGTGTGGTAGATATACAAAAGAACCGTATCGCTGATTATCGTTATAATAGAAGCTTACCACTTCACAGGGAGGAAAAAGATCAATCCAAAATTGTTTCTCCTGAGCAGCAGGTTCTGTAAAACTTGTTGGTTCTGTAAGACTTGTTGGTTCTGTTGATTTTTTGTAGGTACTAAAATCGCTAAAATCGTCAAACGACTCATCTGAACCATCATCAAGTTTAGAGGGAGAAGCAAGTGTAGAACTGGTTGTTGGttcctttgattttttgtaAGAGCTGAAGTCGCTAAAATCACCAAACGATTCTTCTGAACCATCATCAAATTTCGAGGAAGAAGCAACTGTTGAACTTGTAATGGGTTCGCTTGATTTTACGCAAGAACTAAAGTCGCTAAAATCACCAAATGATGCTTCTGAACCATCATTCAGTTTAGAAGAAGAGGCAGCCACAACATCAGTAGGAACTTCCGAAAAGTTTgcctcaaaatttccaaaagcaTCTTCTGATGGCTCACAGGTTTCTGCTGCCTTTAAATCATTCATGGAACTTTTTCGATCTACATTTGTACtttgaaaatcactaaaattgtCAGTGCTTTTGACATCAAAGGTTGCAAAGTCCTCATCAAAATCAAGGGATTCTTTTGCAGTCTGCCCTGATTCACTGAAACTAGGACCTGcagtattttcaactttttgcaaCTTAGAGGAGTTGACCGattcaaaatcacaaaattcaTCATCACTGGGTGGACTTGGGTGAATTGGCTCGCACCTTGGAGGCTCTAAGCTTGTGTCTTGTACATTGTTAGCGCATTCAAAGTCTCCAAATCCATCATCGGCTTCTGACTCAATGACATTGCTGACACAGGTTTCAATAGATACATTTACAGGGGTGCATGCTGAATTAGATTCTATGTATTTAGCACCTTCTATCTCCGTTCTTGCTTTTGTAATTTGCTCACTTTCTAGAGCAGTCGAAGTATCTATTGAAATGGACGGTTTAATATCTGACTGTGTTGTGGTAACATTTTCATTACTTTCTGTGGCATTTTCAAACACATAAAAACCATTGGAGagatcatttgaatttttttggacgGCATTTCCTGCACTGTTTGATAACAAATGAGAATCAGTGATTATGTTGTCAGCTAAGCTAGTTCCTAATGTTCTGAACTCAGTCCTATCACTGCTCATCGTTTCAATTTGAAGAGGAACGGCACTTGCAGTTAATGAATTACTCTCACATGATAGTGAATCCGTTTGgttgaaaacattaattttatCCTTCGAATCTGAATTTTCAGATTCATATGCATCAAATTCACAGCTTTGAGAGCAAGGAATTGGTTCGGAGAAGGACTGGAAATCATCAAATTCAAAGTCATCATCACCGAGTGTTCCATCTACTGCTGATACAAAATTTGAGCAATTACTATAAGGTATAGAATTAGCGCCAACATTTATGCTTGAGCTATCATTTACTTCTATGTTTTCATTCACTCCTATCCTTGTCACAATATTCTCATTATTTTCTGTTGTGCCACAGCTGTTGCTATTTACTATTGAACTCTTTGTTTCAATTTCCTGTGAAAGGCCGGTATGGTTCTCTAAAGTGACAGGCACATCACCCGAAGAAAAATTAACTGGTTCCGACAGGggttttgaagttgaaaaattactaTCTAGGTTAtcatttttaacatgaaaaatacTATCTACTTCTGTAAAATTGATTGCACTATCCGAGAATGTCTTTTCTACATTAATACTgttattctctaaaatttttcggtcaatACTCTCATCAGGAGATTTGGAATGTAAAATATCACTAGAAAGGGGCTCAGACGTTACATTTACGTCTGTTGTGCTATGTAAATTATTTGGCAAAACAGGGATACTCTTTCCTAATATCAAATCTGATGAATTCAGGTTTGTTATAGATTCTGTCTTTATGGGCTTCCTTGGGCTGTTGTTGAGAATTTCtggaacaaaaattgaaaaatattgttaGAATAGGACAAGGTGCAATGGTGTGGTTCTTCTATTTCAAGATATGTATACCTGTTAAGAGTTCCAATATTATGAGGAGCCTTAGGGTGCTAGGAAAGtttaaattcactttttgatgcttgaaaatcgaattttagtTTTGAACTCTGCACAGAATATATTTCAAGATTAGTTCTGGTTAAAATCATCAATACATGTCTCAACTTTTTAAAAAGCTGCACTCGTGAGCCTTGTTCTTCATGCCCCTCAATTAACAGAGTTGCTGAATGTATGAATAATATACTATAGAAGTTTTATGCAATGGTAGAGGTGAAAGCTTACTTCTAAAAATACAAACGGTTAGGATTAAAACTCAGAGAAATATTAGAGGGCTCTATTGTATCCACAGAGACCAAAATTTACAGACATTTAGAGGTTTCTTGGACCTGTTGACACCCTACGAGGGGTGCTGTGCAATAGGTTCTTCAGAGCCAAATTTAGTCGCATTTTTAGTCTTAAAATTTCCtcattcttggaaaatttcttcaCTCTGCAAGCGGCTGTATGAATTGAGCTAAAAAACTTGTGAAATCCGCCGCATTTCTGATAGTTCCTATTAATTGCGACATACATGATGGCAAAAGTGCGTGACCACCTTTCTTTCTGTTTGCAACcatgaagattttttttagaaaactatTTTGTGtaatatcttgaaaacttcctagATTTTTATTCTCTGCTAGCAGAATAATCTGTAAGTGTATATGTCAAggtataaagttggcttgttcctCATCAGAAAAATAGATCAGGGGCCGAAATTATGTAACATCACGATAAAGATTGCACTTAGGCCGGTTTTGCACTTaggccagtgttcgaaactcacctctGAGTTTCAAgagccatgtggcccatcaagctcgatttttaggggccattgaagatttttcgggagccaaattgactttttgccgaaatatcacggcgcatttagtgaaaggTCAGAATCCGATGCCGTgcttcgaaatttcaaaatatcacccaacagaaaaattaggatttcttGAGGGGAAGTTTTTGGGGGACACGTTGGCgcagcgccttcatttttcaggtgCCATGACTGATTTCTTAGGTGCATTTGGCGCCAacgagtttcgaacactgattttggccatcaatatgctATTTACATCAAGCAGCATCACTCTCAGAAGGAAAATTGTGCTCTGATCAACTTTTCCTCACTGTAACAAGAGTATTAATTTTACACTGAACTTAACCACACATTGGCAAAATCaccaaaattctctaaaaagtTGTTTAACCCAACGCTCAAAAAGTTTACTACTTCTAAGAAGTAAGAAGTAGTAAGTAGTAAGTAAGAAAGTAAGtgctcaaaaattttctcagttaaGTGGCAAtttgtgacttcctgtgaataAACCATCTGTAGCTTTGCTAAGATTTATGAAAAACACTCTGGTTCAGCTGAGTTATCTTAAGAAACGAACCTTCTACTGTATGATCATAGACTGCTGAGTactcttcaaattttccgtaTCCATCCTCGTCTTCATCATCCTCATCTTCTTCAGAATCAGCATCATccgcaaaatttgattttgtcaGAGGCGGTGGAGAAGACGAATAAAGAGGTGGTATTGTATCCGACATGATCTGCAGATGACAAATCAAAACTTATAATACCAACTTTGAACTAAATATTCAGTTAAAATTTACTTTCTGATGAATG belongs to Bemisia tabaci chromosome 6, PGI_BMITA_v3 and includes:
- the LOC109044009 gene encoding uncharacterized protein isoform X2, giving the protein MSDTIPPLYSSSPPPLTKSNFADDADSEEDEDDEDEDGYGKFEEYSAVYDHTVEEILNNSPRKPIKTESITNLNSSDLILGKSIPVLPNNLHSTTDVNVTSEPLSSDILHSKSPDESIDRKILENNSINVEKTFSDSAINFTEVDSIFHVKNDNLDSNFSTSKPLSEPVNFSSGDVPVTLENHTGLSQEIETKSSIVNSNSCGTTENNENIVTRIGVNENIEVNDSSSINVGANSIPYSNCSNFVSAVDGTLGDDDFEFDDFQSFSEPIPCSQSCEFDAYESENSDSKDKINVFNQTDSLSCESNSLTASAVPLQIETMSSDRTEFRTLGTSLADNIITDSHLLSNSAGNAVQKNSNDLSNGFYVFENATESNENVTTTQSDIKPSISIDTSTALESEQITKARTEIEGAKYIESNSACTPVNVSIETCVSNVIESEADDGFGDFECANNVQDTSLEPPRCEPIHPSPPSDDEFCDFESVNSSKLQKVENTAGPSFSESGQTAKESLDFDEDFATFDVKSTDNFSDFQSTNVDRKSSMNDLKAAETCEPSEDAFGNFEANFSEVPTDVVAASSSKLNDGSEASFGDFSDFSSCVKSSEPITSSTVASSSKFDDGSEESFGDFSDFSSYKKSKEPTTSSTLASPSKLDDGSDESFDDFSDFSTYKKSTEPTSLTEPTSFTEPAAQEKQFWIDLFPPCEVADRDIDVVSISDLVVASRIWTKLRDLDSSQALAFEWSKSATYKKYLSSLGIDVRNVLGVQWRSNVPRFAANLGCTPLEPSKAAKDSYTSKPVSDSSNELSQPNNPEIVPAAHFDWISSGLVNPLDGTKKKATQSAPVPKQKAKDEAIDAEVQEFLQSLPDLSFMLVSHIQFPMNPTVNDKSS
- the LOC109044009 gene encoding uncharacterized protein isoform X1, which codes for MSDTIPPLYSSSPPPLTKSNFADDADSEEDEDDEDEDGYGKFEEYSAVYDHTVEEILNNSPRKPIKTESITNLNSSDLILGKSIPVLPNNLHSTTDVNVTSEPLSSDILHSKSPDESIDRKILENNSINVEKTFSDSAINFTEVDSIFHVKNDNLDSNFSTSKPLSEPVNFSSGDVPVTLENHTGLSQEIETKSSIVNSNSCGTTENNENIVTRIGVNENIEVNDSSSINVGANSIPYSNCSNFVSAVDGTLGDDDFEFDDFQSFSEPIPCSQSCEFDAYESENSDSKDKINVFNQTDSLSCESNSLTASAVPLQIETMSSDRTEFRTLGTSLADNIITDSHLLSNSAGNAVQKNSNDLSNGFYVFENATESNENVTTTQSDIKPSISIDTSTALESEQITKARTEIEGAKYIESNSACTPVNVSIETCVSNVIESEADDGFGDFECANNVQDTSLEPPRCEPIHPSPPSDDEFCDFESVNSSKLQKVENTAGPSFSESGQTAKESLDFDEDFATFDVKSTDNFSDFQSTNVDRKSSMNDLKAAETCEPSEDAFGNFEANFSEVPTDVVAASSSKLNDGSEASFGDFSDFSSCVKSSEPITSSTVASSSKFDDGSEESFGDFSDFSSYKKSKEPTTSSTLASPSKLDDGSDESFDDFSDFSTYKKSTEPTSLTEPTSFTEPAAQEKQFWIDLFPPCEVADRDIDVVSISDLVVASRIWTKLRDLDSSQALAFEWSKSATYKKYLSSLGIDVRNVLGVQWRSNVPRFAANLGCTPLEPSKAAKDSYTSKPVSDSSNELSQPNNPEIVPAAHFDWISSGLVNPLDGSYATLLDINLLDAFVNTESTKKKATQSAPVPKQKAKDEAIDAEVQEFLQSLPDLSFMLVSHIQFPMNPTVNDKSS